A portion of the Bifidobacterium sp. ESL0800 genome contains these proteins:
- the mltG gene encoding endolytic transglycosylase MltG, which yields MPEDFNELFDTNAEWVDSTGSSSPAQPPRPPAQSRHEMRQRRMRRRRRRMSIAAIIVVALIVVGCGDFFGIRAVSHHLGADKKQEVSVDYQGPGTGEIWFSVETGEGVASIAAHLVKAHVVKNADTFVSTVAANNSTLYPGTYQLKKHMSSMDAVKILSDRTKATGFLEVKAGERSADVISQAVQLSGIDRSQFDAVINGGGQGILPAEAGGKFEGWLEPGVYDVKKKGSTASSILKSIVNKRVAKLNKLNVPSGAQRETILNMASIAESEVNRTEYYGKVVRVIINRIDGDMPLGMDSTVAYGANVKPSDLTDAMLGDASDPYNTRINKGLPPTPISSPGDEAIQAAMNPTPGDWLYFVTTNLQTGETKFVATQDEFNQIREEYKTQNQNAN from the coding sequence ATGCCAGAAGACTTCAACGAGCTTTTCGACACGAACGCCGAGTGGGTCGATTCCACCGGTTCCTCTTCGCCTGCCCAGCCGCCAAGGCCCCCTGCTCAGTCGCGACACGAAATGCGTCAGCGCAGGATGCGGCGGCGTCGTCGGCGGATGAGCATCGCGGCAATCATCGTCGTGGCCCTGATTGTCGTGGGTTGTGGCGACTTCTTCGGTATACGAGCGGTGTCCCACCATCTCGGTGCCGATAAAAAGCAGGAGGTTTCCGTCGATTATCAGGGGCCTGGAACCGGTGAGATCTGGTTCTCCGTTGAGACCGGTGAGGGCGTCGCCTCCATTGCAGCTCATCTGGTCAAAGCCCACGTGGTCAAGAATGCGGATACGTTCGTGAGCACGGTTGCGGCCAACAACAGCACGCTGTACCCGGGCACGTACCAGCTCAAAAAACATATGTCGTCTATGGACGCGGTGAAAATTCTCTCTGACAGGACCAAGGCTACAGGGTTCTTGGAAGTAAAGGCCGGGGAGCGCAGCGCAGACGTCATATCGCAAGCTGTACAGCTTTCCGGCATCGACCGGTCGCAGTTCGACGCGGTGATCAACGGCGGCGGACAGGGGATCCTTCCCGCGGAGGCCGGCGGCAAATTCGAAGGCTGGCTTGAACCCGGCGTCTACGACGTGAAGAAAAAAGGCAGCACTGCTTCTTCGATCCTGAAATCGATCGTCAACAAGCGTGTGGCCAAACTCAACAAACTGAACGTGCCTTCGGGAGCGCAGCGCGAAACCATCTTGAACATGGCTTCCATCGCCGAATCCGAGGTGAACCGTACGGAATACTACGGTAAGGTCGTGCGCGTGATCATCAACCGGATCGACGGGGATATGCCGCTGGGCATGGATTCGACGGTCGCTTATGGAGCCAACGTCAAACCGAGCGATTTGACCGACGCTATGCTGGGCGATGCCTCGGACCCCTACAACACCCGCATCAACAAAGGATTGCCGCCCACCCCGATCAGCTCGCCGGGAGACGAAGCCATCCAGGCCGCCATGAACCCGACCCCGGGTGATTGGCTCTATTTCGTCACCACGAATCTGCAGACCGGCGAGACCAAGTTCGTCGCCACCCAAGACGAATTCAACCAGATCCGCGAAGAATACAAAACCCAAAACCAAAACGCCAACTGA
- a CDS encoding peptidase A24 translates to MHYLTDMAYIAALPSLLCGLALVVEDIRRFRVPRTWVLLGVLSQFAVFFVLAIVERDPAEVLLPLGYALLSAAIQFLLSRLKPGALGFGDVTASFLVGLAVGSFGLMPYLYWWLTMGVLGLLWLLLWPRIVKPSFPTNSPKAPFVPVIVFAGILAALLPAI, encoded by the coding sequence ATGCACTATCTTACCGATATGGCCTACATTGCTGCACTGCCGAGTCTGCTCTGCGGACTGGCTCTGGTTGTCGAAGACATCCGTCGTTTTCGTGTGCCCAGAACATGGGTGCTATTGGGAGTATTGAGCCAATTCGCGGTCTTCTTCGTCCTCGCCATCGTCGAACGCGATCCCGCCGAAGTCCTGCTGCCGCTCGGATATGCGCTGTTGTCGGCTGCTATCCAGTTCCTGCTTTCGCGTCTGAAGCCCGGCGCCCTCGGATTCGGAGACGTCACCGCCTCGTTTCTGGTCGGCCTTGCCGTCGGCTCGTTCGGACTGATGCCCTACCTCTATTGGTGGCTCACGATGGGCGTCCTAGGATTGCTCTGGCTCCTCCTCTGGCCCAGAATCGTCAAGCCCTCATTCCCCACCAACTCACCAAAAGCCCCCTTCGTCCCTGTCATCGTATTCGCAGGAATTCTTGCAGCACTTTTGCCCGCTATATAG
- a CDS encoding bifunctional shikimate kinase/3-dehydroquinate synthase, protein MSGHRPLAVVIGMPGAGKTRVGREAAQMLGVDFADADIEIEHETGMKIPRYFEKYGEPAFRKLEAEVIADLLESFDGLLALGGGAPMTPSTQKALADYIADSGKLVYLEADKHEAMERASRGGNRPMLNGDANKRWLKLFDERDPVFREIANLHVHTHGSTPRVAARKLSNMIQERIIHVTGSGIEPYDVCIGEGTLNRLSDVLGTEVLRVALIHTQPVQRHSDQARALLRQAGYEVYDMVIPDAEKGKTIDVAKTIWKRLGEIGFTRSDAIVGLGGGAATDLAGFIAATWMRGIRYVNCPTSLLAMVDASTGGKTGINTDEGKNLVGSFYTPAAVLADLRTLKTLPRDIFTEGLGEVTKSGFICDAKILDILQEHADELKHFDGDDFLGTPLEDVVAELIERTVRVKAYHVSNDLKEAGLREFLNYGHTLAHAIEKLEHFRWRHGNAVAVGCVYAAELSCILGHIDQETVGLHRSIFSSLGLPISWDGGNWDDVLALMHKDKKARGNTLRFVILDGVGHPMHLEDPPMDALVEAFKRIRN, encoded by the coding sequence ATGAGTGGTCATCGTCCGCTTGCCGTGGTCATCGGCATGCCCGGTGCCGGCAAGACGCGCGTGGGGCGCGAGGCGGCGCAGATGCTCGGTGTCGATTTCGCCGACGCGGATATCGAGATCGAACATGAAACCGGCATGAAGATTCCCCGATATTTCGAAAAATATGGAGAACCTGCGTTTCGTAAGCTTGAGGCCGAAGTCATCGCGGATCTGCTCGAGTCGTTTGACGGCCTATTGGCTTTGGGCGGCGGCGCTCCGATGACACCGTCCACGCAGAAGGCCTTGGCCGACTACATCGCCGATAGCGGCAAACTGGTCTATCTCGAGGCCGACAAACACGAGGCCATGGAACGCGCCTCGCGCGGCGGCAACCGACCGATGCTCAACGGCGACGCGAACAAGCGTTGGCTGAAGCTCTTCGACGAGCGCGATCCCGTGTTCCGCGAGATCGCCAATCTGCATGTGCACACCCATGGTTCGACGCCGCGCGTGGCGGCAAGGAAGCTGAGCAATATGATTCAGGAACGCATCATCCATGTCACCGGTTCGGGCATCGAGCCTTATGACGTCTGTATCGGCGAAGGCACGTTGAACCGTTTGTCGGATGTGCTCGGCACCGAGGTGCTGCGCGTCGCGCTTATTCACACACAGCCCGTGCAGCGTCATTCCGACCAGGCGCGTGCCCTGTTGCGTCAGGCCGGCTACGAAGTCTACGACATGGTCATTCCCGACGCGGAAAAAGGCAAGACCATCGACGTGGCCAAAACCATCTGGAAACGTCTCGGGGAGATAGGTTTCACCCGTTCCGATGCCATCGTCGGCCTTGGCGGGGGAGCGGCCACTGACTTGGCCGGTTTCATCGCCGCTACCTGGATGCGTGGCATTCGCTACGTCAACTGCCCGACCTCGCTGCTTGCAATGGTCGACGCCTCGACCGGTGGCAAAACCGGCATCAACACCGACGAAGGCAAGAACCTGGTCGGTTCGTTCTATACGCCTGCCGCTGTGCTCGCCGACCTGCGCACGTTGAAGACCCTGCCGCGCGACATCTTCACCGAAGGGCTCGGAGAGGTCACCAAGTCCGGATTCATTTGTGACGCCAAGATTCTTGACATCTTGCAAGAGCATGCCGACGAGCTGAAACACTTCGATGGCGACGATTTTCTGGGAACGCCGCTTGAGGATGTGGTCGCCGAGCTCATCGAACGCACGGTGCGCGTCAAGGCCTATCACGTCTCCAACGACTTGAAGGAAGCAGGGCTGCGTGAATTCCTCAATTATGGGCACACGCTGGCCCATGCCATCGAGAAACTCGAGCATTTCCGTTGGCGTCACGGCAACGCCGTCGCCGTCGGCTGCGTCTACGCGGCGGAACTTTCCTGCATCCTCGGCCATATCGACCAGGAGACCGTCGGTCTGCACCGTTCGATCTTTTCCTCGCTAGGTCTGCCGATTTCGTGGGATGGCGGCAATTGGGATGATGTGCTGGCGCTGATGCACAAGGACAAGAAGGCGCGCGGCAACACCTTGCGTTTCGTCATCCTCGATGGCGTCGGCCATCCGATGCATCTCGAGGATCCGCCGATGGATGCGCTCGTCGAGGCGTTTAAGCGTATCCGCAACTAA
- the aroC gene encoding chorismate synthase, translating to MLRWQTAGESHGEALVAMIEGLPAGVQVRSQDVVDALARRRLGYGRGARMKFEQDKVRMLTGVRHGKTLGSPVSIEIANTEWPKWTEVMSADPLDHELPPTGRNEPLTRPRPGHADLTGMRKYGFDDARNALERSSARETASRVALGEVAAKFLEQSVGIRTVAHVVALGGEKIGADAPMPTPSDVEALDASPVRTLDKDAEKRMMAKIDEAKARADTLGGVVEVIAYGVPAGLGTYVESDRRLDGALAGALMGIQAIKGVEVGDGFLEADRFGSEAHDEMFVDDKGHIRRYSNRSGGTEGGMSDGQPIRVRAAMKPIPSIPRALRTVDVANGEEAKAINQRSDTTAVPAAAVVAEAMVRLTLAGFVIEKFGGDSVEETRRNARNYLDSWPEHMR from the coding sequence ATGTTGCGTTGGCAGACGGCAGGGGAGTCGCACGGCGAAGCGCTGGTCGCGATGATCGAAGGGCTTCCGGCAGGGGTCCAGGTGCGCTCGCAGGATGTCGTGGATGCACTGGCGCGGCGGCGTCTTGGCTACGGCCGCGGGGCGCGCATGAAGTTCGAACAGGACAAGGTGCGTATGTTGACCGGGGTACGCCACGGAAAGACGCTGGGTTCGCCGGTATCCATCGAGATCGCCAACACCGAATGGCCGAAGTGGACCGAAGTGATGAGCGCCGACCCGCTTGACCACGAGCTTCCCCCGACCGGACGCAACGAGCCATTGACCCGACCGCGTCCGGGACATGCCGATCTGACCGGCATGCGCAAATACGGTTTCGATGACGCCCGAAACGCGCTCGAGCGTTCCAGCGCCCGCGAAACGGCTTCACGCGTGGCGTTGGGAGAAGTGGCCGCGAAATTCCTGGAACAGTCCGTCGGCATTCGCACGGTGGCCCATGTCGTCGCGCTCGGCGGCGAGAAAATCGGAGCCGACGCCCCTATGCCGACGCCTTCCGATGTGGAAGCGCTCGACGCCTCACCGGTGCGCACGCTCGACAAGGATGCCGAGAAGCGGATGATGGCGAAGATCGATGAGGCCAAGGCCCGGGCGGATACGCTCGGCGGCGTGGTGGAGGTCATCGCCTACGGTGTTCCCGCCGGGTTGGGCACGTATGTCGAAAGCGACCGCAGACTTGACGGCGCTCTGGCTGGCGCATTGATGGGCATCCAGGCGATCAAAGGCGTCGAGGTCGGCGACGGGTTCCTCGAGGCCGACAGATTCGGTTCCGAGGCCCACGACGAGATGTTCGTGGACGACAAGGGCCATATCCGTCGGTATTCCAACCGTTCCGGCGGCACTGAAGGAGGCATGTCCGACGGACAGCCGATTCGTGTGCGGGCCGCGATGAAGCCGATTCCTTCCATTCCACGCGCGTTGCGTACCGTCGATGTCGCCAACGGCGAGGAGGCCAAGGCCATCAACCAGCGTTCCGACACCACTGCGGTTCCTGCCGCGGCCGTGGTCGCCGAAGCCATGGTGCGCTTGACGCTGGCCGGGTTCGTCATTGAGAAGTTCGGTGGCGACAGTGTCGAGGAGACGCGTCGTAACGCACGGAATTACCTCGATTCGTGGCCGGAGCACATGCGCTGA
- the sufB gene encoding Fe-S cluster assembly protein SufB: MSQYVADRERVNEDKIKQDDQIIQEFGEYNYGWHDSDAAGEAAKKGIDENVVRAISADKGEPQWMLDMRLKGYRSFIEKPMPKWGVDLSEFHAEDFKYYVKPIDKPAKSWDDLPTDIRTTYDKLGIPDAEKKRLVSGVAAQYESEVIYNSIQDDLKKEGVIFTDTDTALREYPDLVRKYFATVIPYDDNKFAALNTAAWSGGSFVYVPKGVHVDIPLQAYFRINTPNMGQFERTLIIAEEGSYVHYVEGCTAPIYATDSLHAANVEIIVGKNARVRYTTVQNWSNNVYNLVTQRAYVKEGGTMEWVDGNIGSKASMKYPSCILAEPYAKASTMSLSFAGKGQYQDTGAKMIHLAPHTSSTIVAKSISRGGGRCAYRGLVKVIDGAKGSSSSVVCDTLLVDDYSRSDTYPHVDIREDDVTMAHEATVSKVSEDQLFYLMSRGLEEKEAMGMIVRGFVEPISRELPMEYALELNRLVELQMEGSVG; the protein is encoded by the coding sequence ATGAGCCAGTATGTGGCTGATCGCGAACGTGTCAACGAGGATAAGATCAAACAGGATGACCAGATCATCCAGGAATTCGGCGAGTACAACTACGGCTGGCACGATTCCGATGCGGCCGGTGAAGCCGCGAAGAAGGGCATCGACGAAAATGTCGTCCGCGCGATTTCCGCCGACAAGGGCGAACCGCAGTGGATGCTCGACATGAGGCTCAAGGGCTATCGTTCCTTCATCGAAAAGCCGATGCCCAAGTGGGGCGTGGACCTTTCCGAATTCCATGCCGAGGATTTCAAGTATTACGTCAAGCCGATCGACAAGCCCGCCAAGAGCTGGGACGACCTGCCTACGGATATTCGCACCACCTACGACAAGCTGGGTATTCCGGACGCGGAAAAGAAGCGTCTGGTCTCCGGCGTGGCGGCGCAGTACGAGTCCGAGGTCATCTACAACTCCATCCAGGACGACCTGAAGAAGGAAGGCGTGATCTTCACCGATACGGACACCGCGTTGCGCGAGTACCCGGATCTGGTTCGTAAATACTTCGCCACCGTCATTCCCTATGACGACAACAAGTTCGCGGCGCTCAACACGGCGGCATGGTCGGGCGGCTCGTTCGTCTACGTCCCTAAAGGCGTTCACGTCGACATCCCGCTGCAGGCCTACTTCCGCATCAACACCCCGAACATGGGACAGTTTGAACGCACGCTGATCATCGCCGAGGAAGGCTCCTACGTTCACTACGTCGAGGGCTGCACGGCCCCGATCTATGCGACCGACTCCCTGCACGCCGCCAATGTCGAGATCATCGTCGGCAAGAACGCCCGCGTGCGCTATACCACGGTGCAGAACTGGTCGAACAACGTCTACAACCTCGTCACCCAGCGCGCCTACGTCAAAGAGGGCGGCACCATGGAATGGGTCGACGGCAACATCGGCTCCAAGGCGAGCATGAAATACCCGTCCTGCATCTTGGCCGAGCCCTACGCCAAGGCCTCCACCATGTCGCTGAGCTTTGCCGGTAAGGGCCAGTATCAGGACACGGGCGCCAAGATGATTCATCTGGCTCCGCACACCAGCTCCACCATCGTCGCCAAGTCCATCTCGCGCGGTGGAGGACGCTGCGCCTACCGCGGCTTGGTCAAGGTGATCGATGGCGCCAAGGGCTCGAGCTCTTCGGTGGTCTGCGACACACTGTTGGTCGACGACTATTCGCGTTCCGACACGTATCCGCACGTCGACATCCGCGAGGACGACGTGACGATGGCGCACGAGGCGACCGTCTCCAAGGTCTCCGAAGACCAGCTCTTCTACCTGATGAGCCGCGGGCTTGAAGAGAAGGAAGCCATGGGCATGATCGTGCGCGGTTTCGTCGAGCCGATCAGCCGTGAGCTGCCTATGGAATACGCGTTGGAGCTCAACAGGCTTGTCGAGTTGCAAATGGAAGGATCGGTGGGCTGA
- a CDS encoding type II 3-dehydroquinate dehydratase — protein MTKVIVVNGPNLGRLGVREPDIYGRQDLQTLRKDCTEWGHALGLEVEVRQSDDEAEVIGWMHRAVDEQTPVVMNPAAFTHYSYGLSDAAKMVTDAGLPLMEVHISNPSARDTFRKYSVISPVATGTITGMGFYGYKLALDAVSHLLADKAE, from the coding sequence ATGACCAAGGTAATCGTTGTCAACGGACCGAATCTCGGACGTCTGGGTGTGCGCGAACCGGATATCTACGGACGTCAGGACCTTCAGACCCTGCGCAAGGACTGCACCGAATGGGGGCATGCGCTCGGCCTCGAGGTCGAAGTCCGCCAGTCCGACGACGAGGCCGAGGTCATCGGCTGGATGCACCGCGCCGTCGACGAGCAGACCCCGGTGGTGATGAACCCGGCGGCATTCACCCATTACAGCTACGGGCTTTCTGATGCGGCCAAGATGGTCACCGACGCCGGCCTGCCGTTGATGGAAGTGCACATCTCCAACCCCTCGGCGCGCGACACGTTCCGCAAGTACAGCGTCATCAGCCCGGTTGCCACCGGCACCATCACCGGCATGGGCTTCTACGGCTACAAGCTCGCCCTCGACGCCGTCTCCCATCTGCTGGCCGACAAGGCTGAATAA
- a CDS encoding CTP synthase: MVKDTNDSSHGHVTKHIFVTGGVVSSLGKGLTASSLGRLLRSRGLRVLQQKLDPYINVDPGTMNPFQHGEVYVTEDGAETDLDIGHYERFLDVFLSQKANVTTGQIYQSVLEKERAGKYLGQCVQVIPHITNEIKSRMRAQAADDVDVIITEIGGTVGDIESQPFLEAAREVKRELGPHNCMFVHVSLVPYLPAAHELKTKPTQHSVMTLRQLGITPDALVLRSDRPLNQSIKDKISLMCDVDENGVVNCVDAPSIYDVPKILHNEGLDAYVCKTLEVQVHDVDWAEWDDLLERVHHPKQEVNIAIVGKYIDLPDAYLSVIEAVKAGGFGNYAKANVKLVAADLCESEAGADAELRDMDGIIIPGGFGIRGIEGKIGALRYAREHKLPALGLCLGLQCMVIEYARDVLELEDADSSEFEPGCKNPVIATMEEQKDILANSDMGHTMRLGSYPAVLKDGSLVEKLYGTKNVTERHRHRYEVNVAYKKALQEAGLEISGQSPDGELTEFVELPQDVHPFYVGTQAHPEFKSRPTKPHPLFKGLVGAALQHQEARKNGEISKD; encoded by the coding sequence ATGGTCAAAGATACAAATGATAGTTCCCATGGGCATGTCACCAAGCATATTTTCGTCACCGGTGGCGTCGTTTCATCCCTCGGTAAGGGTCTGACAGCATCCTCTCTCGGTCGTCTTCTGCGCAGCCGCGGTCTGCGCGTTCTGCAGCAGAAACTCGATCCCTACATCAACGTGGACCCGGGCACGATGAACCCGTTCCAGCACGGTGAGGTCTACGTCACCGAAGACGGCGCCGAAACCGATCTGGACATCGGTCACTACGAGCGCTTCCTCGACGTCTTCCTCTCCCAGAAGGCCAACGTCACCACCGGCCAGATTTACCAGTCCGTGCTCGAGAAGGAGCGCGCCGGCAAGTACCTCGGCCAGTGCGTCCAGGTCATCCCGCACATCACCAACGAGATCAAGAGCCGCATGCGTGCCCAGGCCGCGGACGACGTCGACGTGATCATCACCGAGATCGGCGGCACCGTCGGCGATATCGAGTCGCAGCCCTTCCTCGAGGCCGCACGCGAAGTCAAGCGCGAGCTCGGACCCCACAACTGCATGTTCGTGCACGTCTCCCTGGTCCCGTACCTGCCGGCGGCCCACGAGCTGAAGACCAAGCCGACCCAGCATTCCGTGATGACCCTGCGCCAGCTCGGCATCACCCCGGACGCGCTCGTGCTGCGCAGCGACCGCCCGTTGAACCAGTCCATCAAGGATAAGATCTCCCTGATGTGCGACGTGGACGAGAACGGCGTGGTCAACTGCGTGGATGCCCCGAGCATCTACGATGTGCCGAAGATCCTGCACAATGAAGGCCTCGACGCCTACGTCTGCAAGACCCTCGAGGTCCAGGTCCACGACGTCGACTGGGCCGAGTGGGACGACCTCTTGGAGCGCGTGCATCATCCCAAGCAGGAAGTCAACATCGCCATCGTCGGCAAGTACATCGACCTGCCCGACGCCTACCTCTCCGTCATCGAGGCCGTCAAGGCCGGCGGTTTCGGCAACTACGCGAAGGCGAACGTCAAGCTCGTCGCTGCGGACCTGTGCGAGAGCGAGGCCGGAGCCGACGCCGAGCTGCGCGACATGGACGGCATCATCATTCCCGGTGGCTTCGGCATTCGCGGCATCGAGGGCAAGATCGGCGCGCTGCGCTACGCCCGTGAGCACAAGCTGCCCGCACTGGGCCTGTGCCTCGGCCTGCAGTGCATGGTCATCGAGTATGCGCGCGACGTCCTCGAGCTCGAGGACGCGGACTCCTCCGAGTTCGAGCCCGGCTGCAAGAACCCGGTGATCGCCACGATGGAGGAACAGAAGGACATCCTGGCCAACTCCGACATGGGCCACACCATGCGTCTCGGCTCCTATCCCGCCGTCTTGAAGGATGGCTCGCTGGTCGAGAAGCTCTATGGCACGAAGAACGTCACCGAGCGCCATCGCCATCGTTACGAGGTCAACGTGGCCTACAAGAAGGCGTTGCAGGAGGCCGGCCTCGAGATCTCCGGTCAGAGCCCGGACGGCGAGCTTACCGAGTTCGTCGAGCTGCCCCAGGACGTGCACCCCTTCTACGTCGGCACGCAGGCGCACCCCGAGTTCAAGTCCCGCCCGACCAAGCCGCACCCGCTGTTCAAGGGTCTGGTCGGCGCCGCTCTCCAGCATCAGGAAGCGCGGAAGAACGGCGAGATCTCCAAAGACTGA